One Leptolyngbya ohadii IS1 genomic window carries:
- a CDS encoding DUF2254 domain-containing protein has translation MNHTKLSKLWDSLRSSYWFLPTLIAGIAFVLALGLLEIDRSGNAPGWWWLYTGGPDGARSMLSTIASSMATVAGTAFSITIVALQLAASNFGPRLLRNFMQDMGNQIVLGTFLGTFLYCLLVLRNIRSEGFNQFVPQLSVSIGIVLAIVSVLVLIYFIHHASTIIQASQVITDVGKEFDRAIDRLFPERLGHQAQQHQRPVGEIPSDFETRSVLVRSQDKGYLQAIDDAELMKIACQTDGLLWLKTQPGKYVISSSPVVSFYPKERYSPEIAKKINRVFIFGKERTEQQDIAFPIQQLVEVALRAISPAVNDPYTAIRCIDRLSAGFSQLVQRDFPSPYRYDEFYNLRVIAEPVKLESLFDCAFSPIRQYAQSDSAVTGHLLDAIALIADHAKTSEQKRALRHHADMILRGSQQGLSEECDRQTIEERYQAVLRALS, from the coding sequence ATGAATCATACAAAGCTGAGTAAACTTTGGGATAGCCTGCGATCGAGCTACTGGTTTTTGCCCACGCTGATCGCAGGAATTGCGTTTGTGCTGGCGCTGGGACTGCTAGAAATTGATCGATCGGGGAATGCGCCGGGCTGGTGGTGGCTTTACACGGGAGGTCCGGATGGGGCTAGATCGATGCTTTCCACCATTGCAAGTTCAATGGCAACCGTTGCCGGAACCGCATTTTCGATCACGATCGTTGCGCTTCAGCTCGCGGCTTCCAACTTCGGACCTCGCCTGCTGCGAAACTTTATGCAGGACATGGGCAATCAAATCGTTCTGGGAACCTTCCTGGGAACGTTTCTCTACTGTTTGCTGGTTCTGCGAAATATTCGCAGCGAAGGCTTTAATCAATTTGTACCGCAGCTTTCGGTCTCGATCGGCATTGTGCTTGCGATCGTCAGTGTTCTGGTGTTGATTTACTTTATTCACCACGCCTCAACTATTATTCAGGCTTCCCAGGTCATTACCGATGTGGGCAAAGAATTCGATCGCGCCATCGATCGTCTATTTCCAGAGCGGCTTGGACACCAGGCACAGCAGCATCAAAGACCCGTGGGGGAAATTCCCAGTGATTTTGAAACGCGATCGGTGCTGGTGCGTTCGCAGGATAAGGGATATCTACAGGCGATCGACGATGCGGAACTGATGAAAATCGCCTGTCAGACCGATGGGCTGCTGTGGCTGAAGACCCAACCTGGCAAGTATGTAATTTCCAGTAGTCCAGTCGTTTCGTTTTATCCGAAAGAACGTTATTCCCCCGAAATCGCCAAGAAGATTAATCGCGTCTTTATTTTCGGCAAGGAACGCACTGAGCAGCAGGACATTGCCTTCCCGATTCAACAGCTCGTTGAGGTGGCGCTACGGGCAATTTCTCCGGCGGTGAATGATCCCTATACGGCGATTCGCTGTATCGATCGACTGAGTGCAGGATTCAGCCAGCTGGTGCAGCGCGATTTTCCTTCACCTTACCGCTACGATGAGTTTTATAATCTGCGCGTGATTGCCGAACCTGTAAAGCTGGAATCTCTGTTTGACTGTGCCTTTAGCCCTATTCGTCAGTACGCCCAATCGGATTCGGCAGTCACAGGACATCTGCTGGACGCGATCGCTCTGATTGCAGATCATGCGAAAACGTCAGAACAAAAGCGAGCTTTGCGCCATCACGCAGATATGATTCTACGAGGCAGCCAGCAGGGATTGTCTGAGGAATGCGATCGACAAACGATCGAAGAACGGTATCAGGCTGTTTTAAGGGCGTTGAGTTAA
- a CDS encoding mechanosensitive ion channel family protein, giving the protein MSGRLVLPTAAQPAADPAILNSDMSLPFVLIQMAFVIGGAIVLHAFLGRLKLRLLAIVHQRTQTHAAESEVHAPLELFLRLLVSTARTGLWVGVALYITNLFPATRRWSNQAIYSIISSLTAPVLTLGRRAYSIIDLLILGALLFAIIILAGILTNLLRSRVLQRAGINRGLQEVIAMLTKYSVVTIATIILLQIWGLDLSSLTILASALGVGIGFGLQDIAKNFGSGLVLVFERPIQVGDFVEVGEFEGTVERIGARSTEIRTLDHVSIIVPNSRFLEKEVINWSHRNPVSRLHIPIGVTHRSDPKIVQKALLEAAQSHPDVLQSPPPKVLFHGFGDSALHFDLLVWTGTPSRQFILKSDLNFLIFEALQRWQIEIPFPQRDLHLRSVQVEPALRDTLNQFSSQSSNHSEDSQ; this is encoded by the coding sequence ATGTCAGGTCGCCTGGTTTTGCCGACTGCCGCACAGCCTGCTGCCGATCCAGCAATCCTCAATTCTGATATGAGCCTACCCTTCGTCCTGATCCAGATGGCTTTCGTGATAGGGGGTGCGATCGTCCTTCACGCTTTTCTGGGCAGATTGAAGCTTCGATTACTGGCGATCGTACATCAGCGTACCCAAACCCATGCGGCTGAATCTGAAGTTCATGCGCCGCTGGAGCTATTTCTCAGATTGCTTGTGAGTACCGCTCGGACAGGACTGTGGGTTGGCGTTGCGCTGTACATTACCAATTTGTTTCCGGCAACGCGCCGCTGGAGCAATCAGGCAATTTATTCGATTATTTCAAGCCTCACGGCTCCTGTACTAACTTTGGGCAGACGCGCATACTCTATTATCGATCTGCTCATTCTCGGTGCCCTCCTCTTTGCCATCATTATCCTGGCAGGCATTCTCACCAACCTCCTGCGCTCTCGCGTGTTGCAGCGTGCAGGGATTAATCGCGGACTGCAAGAAGTCATTGCGATGCTCACGAAGTATAGCGTCGTGACGATCGCCACCATCATCCTGCTCCAGATTTGGGGACTGGATCTCAGTTCTTTGACTATCCTGGCAAGCGCACTGGGCGTTGGAATTGGATTTGGACTGCAAGATATCGCAAAGAATTTTGGCAGCGGGCTTGTTTTAGTGTTTGAACGACCGATTCAAGTCGGAGACTTTGTTGAAGTTGGAGAGTTTGAGGGTACGGTTGAGCGGATTGGTGCCCGCAGTACAGAAATTAGAACGCTGGATCACGTTTCTATTATCGTGCCTAATTCCCGCTTTTTAGAAAAAGAGGTGATTAACTGGAGCCACCGCAATCCTGTGTCTCGGCTGCATATTCCGATCGGTGTAACTCATCGTTCAGATCCGAAGATAGTTCAGAAGGCATTACTGGAAGCAGCGCAGAGTCATCCAGATGTTCTGCAATCGCCGCCGCCAAAAGTTCTGTTTCACGGCTTTGGGGATAGCGCACTCCACTTTGACTTGCTGGTTTGGACAGGAACACCCAGTCGTCAATTCATACTCAAAAGCGACCTGAACTTTCTGATTTTTGAAGCATTGCAGCGATGGCAAATCGAAATTCCGTTTCCCCAGCGAGACCTGCACCTGCGTTCCGTTCAGGTAGAACCTGCCCTGAGAGACACCTTAAACCAGTTCTCGTCCCAATCCTCCAATCACTCTGAAGATTCACAGTAA
- a CDS encoding DUF3611 family protein, with product MQTNVEVKSPGNHLERVATILRITGWSSFVIQIALAATSSVLLILAASGRTFNQAIVAPPGIPGAAVATQATTPGLGVGIFWAVSSVLVLLFGIYLAFRLIRFGKRLRHPDPVIHPHRMKVIEVVRLGTIVGFVGMLLAILGTGTTLAVLLAKSVAQPQGVAIYDPNRIIRSLDIFVAAANTTAVTAHFIGAVVAAGVYNWLHRPSDPV from the coding sequence ATGCAAACTAACGTAGAGGTAAAATCGCCGGGCAATCATCTCGAACGGGTTGCCACCATTTTACGAATTACTGGATGGTCAAGCTTTGTGATTCAGATTGCGCTTGCGGCAACTTCCAGCGTGCTGTTGATATTAGCGGCTTCTGGGCGAACTTTTAATCAAGCGATCGTTGCTCCTCCTGGAATTCCTGGCGCGGCTGTCGCTACGCAGGCTACAACGCCTGGTTTGGGCGTGGGCATCTTCTGGGCAGTCAGCAGTGTGTTAGTTCTGCTGTTTGGAATTTACCTGGCATTTCGGCTGATTCGATTTGGTAAGCGACTTCGGCATCCTGACCCTGTAATCCATCCCCATCGAATGAAAGTTATAGAAGTGGTGCGGTTAGGAACTATCGTCGGTTTTGTGGGAATGCTCCTGGCAATTCTAGGAACGGGAACAACGCTTGCAGTGCTTTTAGCGAAATCAGTTGCCCAGCCGCAGGGAGTTGCCATCTATGACCCAAATCGAATTATTCGATCGCTGGACATTTTTGTTGCGGCAGCTAACACAACCGCAGTAACTGCCCATTTTATAGGAGCCGTTGTTGCAGCAGGGGTGTATAACTGGCTCCATCGCCCTTCAGACCCGGTTTAA
- a CDS encoding alpha/beta hydrolase, whose amino-acid sequence MNVFWLKVFWLKIFWLKVFRLKVFRLQVKFLLQCMSFGVFFLPLAAFPAQSAERITLSYGILQRSISIDSLEAYARTGEVDEELEVYIENVSPAQVAQLRQVLQTPITLSPVEVTQFLYTPIGEQLLERISTLIRTDAPRSGFYALRSALILAAADPDGFTPLTVLQQYPLENLDINLTRSLRTVDAVQSLVNETQQAIAQINQQSQVQANQSPLNTALLSAMNPSRPGNFTWTKETIVLNDSSRDRTLPVDIYLPVYLPVASSPRPVIVISHGLGSDRASFAYLAQHLASYGFVVAVPEHPGSSAAQLQALVEGRADRVTDPSEFVNRPLDVKYLLDELSRLSQSEPVFQNRLNLQQVGIVGQSFGGYTALALAGAKLQLDQLQTDCQNLRNSLNLSLVLQCLAQRLPQSQYDLSDSRIKAAIAINPVSSSILGQAGLNQIRIPVMVIASGNDTVSPALPEQIQPFNWIASSNKYLVVINNATHFSTVDASPNAVLSVPPEVIGADPALARQYVRALNVAFFETFVANQPGYQPYLSAAYIRAISQEPLPLSLVLESALKS is encoded by the coding sequence GTGAATGTTTTCTGGCTTAAAGTCTTCTGGCTGAAAATCTTCTGGCTCAAAGTCTTCCGGCTCAAAGTCTTCCGGCTGCAAGTCAAATTTCTCCTCCAATGCATGAGTTTTGGCGTCTTTTTTCTGCCCCTGGCAGCTTTCCCGGCACAGAGCGCAGAACGCATTACGCTGTCCTACGGAATTTTGCAGCGATCGATTTCTATTGATTCGCTAGAAGCCTATGCCCGAACGGGAGAAGTGGATGAAGAGTTAGAAGTTTACATTGAGAACGTTAGTCCAGCGCAGGTTGCCCAGCTTCGACAGGTGTTGCAGACTCCGATCACCCTCAGTCCGGTCGAGGTGACGCAGTTTCTCTATACGCCAATCGGGGAACAGCTGCTAGAACGGATTAGCACCCTGATTCGCACAGATGCGCCCAGGTCAGGCTTTTATGCGCTGCGATCGGCTCTTATTCTGGCGGCGGCTGATCCGGATGGCTTTACCCCCTTAACGGTATTACAGCAGTACCCGCTGGAGAATCTGGATATTAACCTGACTCGCAGTTTACGAACGGTGGATGCGGTACAAAGCCTAGTTAACGAGACGCAGCAGGCGATCGCACAAATTAATCAGCAGTCTCAGGTACAGGCAAATCAGTCTCCCCTCAATACCGCTCTGCTCTCGGCGATGAACCCCTCCCGACCAGGAAATTTTACCTGGACAAAGGAAACGATCGTCTTAAATGACTCATCACGCGATCGAACCCTCCCCGTTGATATTTATTTGCCCGTTTATTTGCCCGTTGCTTCCAGTCCGCGTCCAGTCATTGTGATCTCGCACGGGCTTGGCTCCGATCGTGCCAGCTTTGCCTACTTAGCGCAACATCTTGCCTCCTACGGTTTTGTGGTTGCAGTTCCAGAGCATCCCGGTAGCAGTGCCGCCCAACTGCAAGCCCTGGTGGAGGGCAGAGCCGATCGCGTTACCGACCCCAGTGAATTCGTTAACCGACCGCTGGACGTGAAATATTTGCTGGATGAACTCAGCCGTTTGTCCCAGTCCGAGCCAGTCTTTCAGAATCGCTTGAATCTGCAACAGGTGGGCATTGTGGGGCAATCCTTTGGTGGCTATACTGCCCTTGCACTCGCGGGAGCTAAACTTCAGCTTGATCAACTTCAAACGGACTGCCAGAATTTGAGAAATTCATTAAATCTATCGCTGGTGCTTCAATGCCTCGCTCAGCGCTTACCGCAGTCCCAGTACGATTTATCGGATTCTCGCATCAAAGCAGCGATCGCAATTAACCCCGTCAGCAGCAGTATTTTGGGGCAAGCTGGATTAAACCAAATTCGGATTCCCGTCATGGTTATTGCAAGCGGCAATGATACAGTCTCTCCAGCCTTACCGGAGCAGATTCAGCCTTTTAACTGGATTGCGAGTTCCAATAAGTATCTGGTTGTCATCAACAATGCAACCCATTTCTCAACCGTTGATGCATCTCCTAATGCGGTGCTGTCTGTTCCCCCTGAAGTCATTGGGGCAGATCCTGCGCTTGCCCGTCAGTATGTTCGGGCGTTAAATGTCGCTTTTTTTGAAACCTTTGTGGCAAACCAGCCCGGCTACCAGCCCTACTTGAGTGCTGCTTATATTCGCGCAATCAGCCAGGAGCCTCTTCCACTCAGCCTGGTGCTTGAATCAGCGCTAAAGTCCTAG
- a CDS encoding BON domain-containing protein, whose product MGWLQRLFGIESPGTEAQQMKMKRSSSVQGSQMSPGLTGQYDWDLREKAGQHEPPVVPEKMGLEGEFDVQGLAKRVAAAFDAIPELRSVETATLKQDGSRIVLEGSVPDQETFDRLVEVASEVDGTKSVDAGRLAIGS is encoded by the coding sequence ATGGGATGGTTACAAAGACTGTTCGGCATAGAATCACCTGGTACAGAAGCGCAGCAGATGAAGATGAAGCGGAGCAGCAGTGTCCAAGGCTCGCAGATGAGTCCTGGGCTGACGGGTCAATATGACTGGGATCTGCGGGAAAAAGCGGGACAGCATGAACCTCCAGTCGTGCCGGAAAAAATGGGGTTGGAAGGAGAATTTGACGTTCAGGGTTTGGCAAAACGAGTTGCAGCCGCATTCGATGCAATTCCTGAACTGCGATCGGTAGAGACTGCAACGCTGAAGCAGGACGGCAGCAGAATTGTTCTAGAGGGATCTGTGCCGGATCAGGAAACATTCGATCGCCTGGTGGAAGTCGCTAGCGAAGTAGACGGTACAAAGTCAGTTGATGCTGGAAGATTGGCGATCGGCAGCTAG
- a CDS encoding bacteriorhodopsin: MDWQSLWHWLYIGGMSIGAIYFALLGRNPRGIPRLEYFVATFIPLWSGLMYLLMTLPTSGDGLEQGKIEIAGQITHFARYCDWIVTTPLLLMSLSWTAMHHHKSKDWTLIFSLMATQVIVIVTGLIADLSDVPWVRYLWYTIGCVAFLVVLWGIWGPLRDKTRGDAELASFYNGLTTFFTITWICYPLIWITGPSGLRLFDQNVDTFLFCLVPFFSKVVFSFLDLNGLRSLGHREAQSAEEEFVSRTMHFLNGISPFGQPRRSRRRPRVLSKNL, encoded by the coding sequence ATGGATTGGCAGAGTCTTTGGCATTGGCTCTATATTGGCGGGATGTCGATCGGCGCAATTTACTTTGCCCTACTCGGTCGAAATCCGCGTGGGATTCCCCGACTGGAATACTTTGTTGCAACCTTTATTCCCCTCTGGTCGGGCTTAATGTATCTGCTCATGACGCTGCCAACCAGCGGAGACGGACTGGAGCAAGGCAAGATTGAAATTGCAGGGCAAATCACCCACTTCGCCCGCTACTGCGACTGGATCGTGACAACCCCACTGCTTCTGATGTCGCTGTCCTGGACGGCAATGCACCACCACAAATCCAAGGACTGGACACTGATCTTTTCCCTGATGGCAACGCAGGTGATTGTGATTGTCACAGGCTTAATCGCTGACCTTTCTGATGTTCCCTGGGTGCGGTATCTGTGGTACACGATCGGCTGTGTCGCGTTTTTGGTTGTGCTGTGGGGCATCTGGGGACCTCTGCGCGATAAAACCAGGGGCGATGCGGAGTTAGCCAGCTTCTACAACGGACTCACCACTTTCTTTACTATCACCTGGATTTGCTATCCGCTAATCTGGATTACGGGTCCTTCTGGATTGCGTCTGTTTGATCAGAACGTGGATACCTTTTTGTTCTGCCTCGTTCCCTTTTTCTCAAAGGTTGTGTTTAGCTTCCTCGATTTAAATGGATTACGGAGTTTAGGACATCGAGAAGCGCAAAGCGCAGAGGAAGAGTTTGTGAGCCGCACAATGCATTTTCTGAACGGAATCTCACCGTTTGGACAGCCCAGGCGATCGCGTAGAAGACCAAGAGTTCTCTCCAAGAATCTGTAA
- a CDS encoding response regulator, whose translation MKILLVEDDSFTREAIAAMLTSHHHAVDQANDGQMGLELVSLWNYDLILLDVDLPKLTGIQLCKQLRSQGCTVPILMLTVHGSDESIVQGLDAGADDYVVKPCEPAQLLARIRAISRRGGTVVPSALLTWGNLSLDPAAAEVTYHQQPISLSAKEYSLLELFLRHPKQIFNRDAILDRLWSIDATPTEKAVTNLVKDLRHKLKAGGMAEEIVATVYGLGYRLTEEPQKFALSDSEPLRFAPESLAQEPLSQNGERQINEQWDKWQNGAAQLAARFQASLEQRLAVLEAGVQAAQTNTLDDDRRRAAKAEAHRLAGALGTFGYEQGSVLARAIEQILEKKVPVRQKHLSQLSQLLTDLKQSLAQPATSPQFMSPQGQPSEQPSASAAALPQDIVILVLDADPHFTPDLKKLLPQAIQTIHARDWTTAFSQNLDSSPALILLNLDWVKAPDGMSQWHRLKRTYPDAKVLILADQDHLPDRVLAAQLGSDRYIVKTAERGDLSAMMTQVITQFGVQTRCAQVLILDDDKTFLRLLTHLLKPWGLEVTGLSDPTQFWDLLTTVNPDLLLLDVEMPGFSGLELCRVVRQDAYYGDMPILVITAHIDREWVQQVFAAGADDMITKPVVGPELVTRVLSRIERSRSRQRLDQLHRLNALSSSTGDKPG comes from the coding sequence ATGAAAATTCTACTGGTGGAGGATGATTCATTTACGAGGGAAGCGATCGCCGCAATGTTGACCTCGCATCACCACGCAGTCGATCAGGCTAACGATGGGCAGATGGGGTTAGAGCTGGTGAGCCTGTGGAATTATGATCTGATTCTGCTGGATGTTGACCTTCCGAAGCTGACCGGAATCCAGCTTTGCAAACAGCTTCGATCGCAGGGATGTACAGTGCCGATCCTGATGTTGACCGTTCACGGTTCCGATGAGTCTATTGTTCAGGGTTTAGACGCAGGTGCCGACGATTATGTCGTGAAGCCCTGCGAACCCGCTCAACTTCTGGCACGAATCCGGGCGATCTCTCGACGGGGGGGCACTGTTGTTCCCTCAGCCCTGTTGACCTGGGGCAATCTCAGTCTCGATCCCGCTGCTGCCGAAGTCACCTATCATCAACAGCCCATTTCCTTAAGCGCCAAGGAATACAGTCTGCTGGAGCTATTCCTGCGTCATCCCAAACAGATCTTCAACCGGGATGCCATTCTCGATCGCCTCTGGTCAATTGATGCAACGCCCACAGAAAAGGCCGTGACGAATCTGGTAAAAGACCTGCGACACAAGCTTAAAGCTGGAGGAATGGCTGAAGAAATCGTGGCGACGGTTTATGGTTTGGGCTACCGCCTGACGGAAGAACCCCAAAAGTTTGCCCTATCCGACTCAGAACCGTTACGGTTTGCCCCAGAGTCTTTGGCACAGGAGCCTCTATCCCAGAACGGGGAGCGGCAGATAAATGAGCAGTGGGACAAATGGCAGAATGGAGCAGCCCAGCTAGCAGCCCGATTTCAGGCATCTCTGGAGCAGCGACTTGCAGTTTTAGAAGCGGGAGTTCAAGCTGCCCAGACTAATACCCTGGATGACGATCGCCGCCGAGCTGCAAAAGCAGAGGCACACCGTTTGGCAGGGGCGTTAGGCACATTTGGCTATGAGCAGGGGTCGGTTCTGGCACGAGCGATCGAACAAATCCTTGAAAAAAAAGTACCGGTACGGCAAAAACACCTTTCCCAACTGTCCCAGCTTCTAACAGACCTGAAACAAAGCCTGGCTCAACCCGCTACTTCGCCCCAATTTATGTCACCTCAGGGGCAACCTTCGGAGCAGCCTTCCGCTTCAGCCGCTGCGCTACCGCAGGATATTGTCATTCTTGTGCTTGATGCTGATCCCCACTTCACGCCCGATTTGAAGAAACTGCTGCCCCAAGCCATTCAGACGATTCATGCGCGAGATTGGACAACAGCGTTTAGCCAGAATCTAGACAGTTCTCCAGCGCTCATTTTACTCAACCTCGATTGGGTGAAAGCACCGGACGGCATGAGCCAGTGGCATCGCCTCAAACGAACCTATCCCGATGCAAAAGTGCTGATTCTTGCAGACCAGGATCACCTGCCAGATCGGGTGCTTGCTGCTCAACTTGGAAGCGATCGCTACATTGTAAAAACCGCAGAGCGAGGCGATCTCTCCGCCATGATGACCCAGGTTATTACCCAGTTTGGGGTGCAGACAAGGTGTGCCCAGGTTCTCATCCTGGATGACGATAAAACGTTCCTGAGGCTTCTGACCCATCTGCTAAAACCCTGGGGACTGGAAGTGACTGGACTCTCCGATCCCACTCAGTTCTGGGATCTTCTAACTACGGTTAACCCTGACCTGCTTTTACTGGATGTGGAGATGCCAGGGTTCAGCGGACTGGAACTGTGCCGGGTTGTGCGACAGGATGCCTACTACGGCGATATGCCGATTCTAGTGATTACCGCCCATATCGATCGTGAGTGGGTTCAGCAGGTCTTTGCCGCCGGAGCCGATGATATGATCACTAAGCCAGTCGTTGGTCCAGAACTGGTAACACGAGTTCTCAGCCGCATAGAACGATCGCGATCTCGGCAGCGACTCGATCAGCTGCATCGCCTGAACGCTTTGTCCAGCAGTACGGGGGACAAACCTGGATAG
- a CDS encoding response regulator: protein MSKNILIIDDEQDLRELVQLSLNCFTNWQVQTAATGAEGIQKAIAHPFDAILLDISMPNMNGFQVFEQLQSYSATQAIPVILLTAKVQPNDRRRFLEMNVAGIITKPFASETIAAHVAELLGWQT from the coding sequence ATGTCTAAAAATATTCTGATTATTGACGATGAACAAGACCTGCGTGAGCTGGTGCAGCTTTCGCTCAACTGTTTTACGAATTGGCAGGTACAAACGGCGGCAACGGGGGCAGAAGGAATTCAGAAGGCGATCGCCCACCCCTTCGATGCCATTTTGCTGGATATTTCCATGCCGAATATGAACGGATTCCAGGTCTTTGAACAGCTGCAATCGTACAGCGCAACCCAGGCTATCCCGGTGATTCTGCTAACGGCAAAGGTGCAGCCAAACGATCGCCGTCGATTTCTGGAGATGAACGTTGCTGGCATTATTACAAAACCATTTGCCTCAGAAACTATTGCTGCCCACGTTGCCGAACTCCTGGGATGGCAGACGTAA
- a CDS encoding response regulator codes for MAFWKLHNIRAFTGDVAASSLSSRLILLVNERADADIEQIIGVCLEHLAGWQIVSVSQTAQELVLPLQQKPDAILFNAQLSRQYGLSFVQKRIVQQIRRYPLTQATPILLLIDTAHWMTLQQMESLGIVGAIAKPFNPVTLPEKISELLGWDKP; via the coding sequence ATGGCTTTCTGGAAATTACACAATATTCGAGCCTTCACAGGAGACGTCGCCGCCTCATCACTTTCTTCTCGCCTCATTCTGTTGGTGAACGAGCGTGCCGACGCAGATATTGAGCAAATTATAGGCGTCTGCCTGGAGCATCTTGCAGGCTGGCAAATTGTTTCTGTGTCCCAGACCGCGCAAGAATTGGTTCTGCCGCTCCAGCAGAAGCCGGATGCCATTCTTTTTAATGCCCAGTTGTCCCGTCAATATGGTTTAAGTTTTGTTCAAAAGCGAATCGTTCAGCAGATCAGACGATATCCGCTTACCCAAGCCACTCCAATTTTGCTGCTGATTGACACCGCTCATTGGATGACCCTGCAACAGATGGAATCGCTGGGAATCGTGGGGGCGATCGCCAAACCTTTCAATCCGGTGACGCTGCCGGAGAAGATTAGCGAGCTTCTAGGCTGGGACAAGCCATAA
- a CDS encoding response regulator, producing MTQKILLIDDDQAIQAFIQVAIRKITGWETMTADSGIEGISQARTNAPDAILLDISMPDMDGFQVFEQLQSDPLTRSIPVILLRAKILPNDHRRFAEMGIAGVITKPFDPIGVWQQVAKVLGW from the coding sequence ATGACCCAGAAGATTCTTCTGATTGACGACGACCAGGCAATTCAGGCTTTTATCCAGGTTGCGATTCGCAAGATTACTGGCTGGGAAACCATGACAGCAGACAGCGGTATAGAAGGCATTAGCCAGGCAAGAACGAATGCTCCGGACGCCATTCTGCTCGATATTTCTATGCCCGATATGGATGGCTTTCAGGTATTTGAGCAGCTTCAGTCTGATCCGCTGACGCGATCGATTCCGGTGATTCTGCTGAGGGCAAAGATCCTCCCTAACGATCATCGCCGCTTTGCAGAAATGGGGATTGCTGGAGTCATTACAAAACCCTTTGATCCGATCGGGGTTTGGCAGCAAGTGGCAAAAGTTTTAGGTTGGTGA
- a CDS encoding sensor histidine kinase, with translation MHPSTHPLLPPHLLFSVTDEGRGIPSEKLESIFGRFQQVDSSDSRQKGGTGLGLAICRSIVQQHGGDIWAESEIGQGSTFYFTLPIALEQ, from the coding sequence ATCCACCCATCCACCCATCCACTCCTCCCCCCCCACCTCCTCTTCTCTGTCACCGACGAAGGGCGCGGCATTCCTTCAGAGAAGCTAGAGTCTATTTTTGGACGGTTTCAGCAGGTCGATTCTTCCGATTCGCGCCAGAAAGGAGGAACAGGACTGGGATTGGCAATTTGCAGGAGTATTGTGCAGCAGCATGGGGGAGACATTTGGGCGGAGAGTGAGATCGGACAGGGAAGTACCTTTTATTTCACGCTGCCGATCGCTCTGGAACAATAG